From one Mytilus galloprovincialis chromosome 13, xbMytGall1.hap1.1, whole genome shotgun sequence genomic stretch:
- the LOC143056397 gene encoding uncharacterized protein LOC143056397, which translates to MLILLVILMCGAVMVNCAAQSGCTYVDTDGSARGVYECDYPSVSLPLSYSSFSSPIPQRMKIYNVHGQLPASNPTSTFSGFSGMGTLDPDYPASLEIRCSTGGTLLLFSGTFTGMSYLQELSIINCVISSGFTSSAFSAIGSLNYFLVYGGSLTTLANDAFTGLDIQKLTTVPDPKGELAMIGVTLPSTTLPQGLLYSQTNLVSVVLDNLGLTAVRADDFSQNTLLEKISLQYNAFTKISSTIFDGLDLLLSVNLMGTEWNCSCENIWIVNTANASGYEIETGYTCTTPALYEKRTGKEYYIKECEIPDPCISEGKGFRWGVECFILYNIIAYAVLLFTLIIGALALAIVCHVRRDLITDRERLMKKRNIAWMKVQQALLHGGGGGQRPPASTAPPMRKGW; encoded by the exons atgttgattttattaGTAATATTGATGTGTGGCGCTGTGATGGTTAATTGCGCAGCACAATCTGGATGTACTTACGTTGATACCGATGGTTCAGCCCGAGGGGTATACGAATGTGATTATCCATCGGTCTCTCTTCCTTTGTCGTATTCATCCTTCTCTAGTCCGATCCCACAAAGGATGAAGATTTATAATGTACATGGACAATTACCTGCTAGTAACCCAACATCGACTTTTTCCGGTTTTTCTGGAATGGGAACACTTGATCCCGATTATCCCGCGTCTCTAGAAATACGCTGCTCTACAGGTGGCACCCTACTTTTATTCTCGGGAACATTTACCGGGATGTCGTACCTCCAGGAACTATCAATTATCAACTGTGTTATCAGCAGTGGGTTTACGTCATCGGCTTTCTCAGCCATAGGTTCACTCAATTACTTCTTGGTGTACGGTGGCTCCTTGACCACTCTGGCTAATGACGCGTTTACCGGACTCGATATACAGAAGCTAACCACCGTTCCAGATCCGAAAGGTGAACTAGCTATGATTGGTGTAACATTACCTAGTACAACTTTACCACAAGGACTATTGTACTCACAGACTAATTTAGTCAGTGTAGTACTGGACAACCTCGGACTAACCGCCGTAAGAGCAGATGATTTTTCTCAGAATACTTTACTAGAGAAGATTTCACTACAGTACAATGCATTTACCAAGATTTCCTCCACGATCTTTGATGGCCTTGACCTACTATTGAGTGTGAACTTAATGGGAACTGAATGGAATTGTTCGTGTGAAAATATCTGGATCGTCAATACGGCGAATGCGAGCGGATACGAGATAGAGACCGGATATACATGTACCACACCAGCGCTGTAtgaaa AAAGGACAGGAAAAGAATACTACATCAAAGAATGTGAAATCCCTGATCCTTGTATCTCAGAGGGCAAAG GTTTCCGTTGGGGAGTCGAATGTTTTATTCTATACAACATAATAGCGTATGCAGTACTATTATTTACCTTAATTATTGGCGCTTTAGCTTTAGCAATCGTATGCCATGTTAGACGAGATCTAATTACTGACAGAGAAAGACTTATGAAGAAGAGGAATATTGCATGGATGAAAGTTCAACAAGCTCTTCTACATGGAGGTGGGGGTGGTCAGAGACCCCCTGCATCGACGGCTCCGCCCATGCGTAAGGGATGGTAG
- the LOC143056831 gene encoding uncharacterized protein LOC143056831 — MWQLFHITNVESFYQSKRTTMHDGHKLISKGCTSPKIQFALSGAPTGCALDDTASLIGRFDCEFNSVSFPLVMTDFSSPDPQRIRIYNVSGSLSSPSFSGFSSFNTGTVDTDYPTLLEIECVNGGTLDISAGTFAGMDYIQEFYMTNCVISDLPDSVFSDFGTLNYFKIEGGSIGATNTNSLNGLNVARSSSPTPLGTFIIYNSPINTGELASGFLNPLTTVTTIMLKNTGLDSIEANMFSQNTLVRNLSIAGNNFQELPNNIFSGLDALMFLDLSDVPLNCSCSNVWFLDYSVEHNISLVGAVVCGEPSSYNLQRATIFQDENCPYDPCGNIPGINADPRCHTIFQVFGYVVTCGSLLVTLTAIYLYLNTRLHIAMPKFRLEQKKKNAWIKVQDSLYKGVVNMIPPASTGVNGFKLPPIKKAMRKRFSSPNEIKHFDLPNNSDLEKDDLNKEIKADKIAPLGNSYTQMK, encoded by the exons ATGTGGCAGTTGTTTCATATTACAAATGTAGAAAGTTTTTATCAAAGTAAACGGACAACCATGCACGACGGACACAAATTGATCTCGAAAGGTTGCACTAGCCCTAAGATCCAG TTTGCACTTAGTGGAGCTCCAACAGGGTGTGCTTTGGACGACACAGCCAGTTTGATTGGTCGTTTTGATTGCGAGTTTAATTCTGTATCGTTTCCCCTTGTAATGACAGATTTTTCCTCTCCCGATCCACAAAGAATCCGGATCTATAACGTATCAGGATCGTTAAGTTCTCCCTCGTTTTCTGGATTCAGTTCATTCAATACAGGAACAGTCGATACTGACTATCCTACGTTACTAGAAATCGAATGTGTTAATGGCGGAACATTGGATATAAGTGCCGGAACGTTTGCGGGTATGGATTACATCCAGGAATTCTATATGACAAATTGTGTTATATCCGACTTGCCTGATAGCGTTTTCTCCGATTTCGGAACGTTGAATTATTTCAAGATTGAAGGAGGTTCTATTGGAGCTACGAACACCAACAGTCTGAATGGATTAAATGTTGCAAGGTCTAGTTCACCTACTCCACTAGGGACATTCATAATCTATAACTCTCCCATCAATACTGGAGAGCTCGCATCTGGTTTTCTAAATCCTTTGACAACGGTAACAACAATCATGCTGAAAAACACTGGCCTGGATTCTATAGAAGCCAATATGTTCTCCCAAAATACATTAGTCCGTAACTTAAGTATTGCAGGAAACAATTTTCAAGAGCTtccaaataacatattttctggaTTAGATGCGCTGATGTTTCTAGACTTGAGTGATGTCCCCTTGAATTGTAGTTGTTCTAATGTTTGGTTTCTTGATTATTCAGTTGAACACAACATCAGTTTAGTTGGAGCAGTTGTCTGTGGCGAGCCTTCGTCATATAATT TACAAAGAGCGACAATATTCCAAGATGAAAACTGTCCTTATGATCCTTGTGGGAACATCCCAG GTATAAATGCAGACCCACGATGTCATACGATTTTCCAAGTGTTTGGATATGTTGTTACGTGTGGTAGTTTACTCGTGACATTGACGGCCATTTATCTTTACCTTAACACCCGACTTCATATTGCTATGCCAAAATTCCGACTAGAGCAGAAGAAAAAGAACGCTTGGATAAAAGTACAAGACTCACTTTACAAAGGTGTGGTCAATATGATTCCACCAGCTTCGACAGGAGTAAACGGATTTAAATTGCCTCCTATTAAGAAAGCGATGAGGAAGAGATTTTCATCCCCGAACGAGATAAAGCATTTTGATCTTCCAAACAATTCTGATCTGGAAAAAGATGAtttgaataaagaaattaaaGCAGACAAAATTGCTCCTTTGGGAAATAGTTACACGCAAATGAAATGA